A window from Marinagarivorans cellulosilyticus encodes these proteins:
- a CDS encoding prenyltransferase produces the protein MQPTLSTLNLIKTADYIRSLQLDNGAILWNLNDKLDPWDHVEAAMGLTVAGMHTQAQKAYQWLADNQLPDGSWHAAYYFGNNSCTPTAPTGKETNFIAYVATGVWHYFLTTNDRNFLLRFFPVMQRAIDFVLQFQHPEGEISWAVDAHNKPEPDALLTACASIARSLEYGIQAAQTLGRPYAHWQQAWHKLSQAILHKPQRFDRTWESKKRFAMDWYYPVLAGLYSSEDAAHRLEHRWREFVEPELGCRCVSDEPWVTMAETSELVMALVMAQRPVKAQALFATLAQWQQADGGYVTGYVFRDKTVWPEDKTSWTAGAVLLAADALYHLTPAANIFTREAFAWQACQA, from the coding sequence TTGCAGCCCACGCTAAGCACGCTCAATTTGATTAAAACGGCCGATTACATTCGAAGCTTACAGCTCGATAACGGCGCGATTCTGTGGAACCTTAACGATAAATTAGATCCATGGGATCACGTAGAGGCGGCAATGGGCTTAACCGTTGCTGGTATGCATACACAAGCGCAAAAAGCTTACCAGTGGTTGGCCGACAACCAGTTGCCAGACGGCAGTTGGCACGCGGCGTATTATTTTGGTAACAACAGTTGTACACCTACAGCGCCTACAGGCAAAGAAACTAACTTTATTGCTTATGTTGCTACCGGCGTGTGGCACTATTTTTTAACCACAAACGACCGTAACTTTCTTTTGCGCTTCTTCCCTGTGATGCAGCGCGCGATAGACTTTGTTTTGCAGTTTCAGCACCCGGAAGGTGAAATTAGCTGGGCAGTAGATGCCCATAACAAACCCGAACCCGACGCCCTGCTTACCGCCTGCGCGTCTATTGCGCGCTCACTAGAATATGGCATTCAAGCCGCGCAAACGCTTGGTCGGCCTTATGCCCACTGGCAGCAAGCTTGGCACAAGTTATCACAAGCTATATTGCACAAGCCGCAACGCTTTGATCGCACCTGGGAAAGCAAAAAGCGCTTCGCCATGGACTGGTATTACCCAGTACTCGCAGGTCTTTACAGCTCAGAAGATGCCGCGCACCGCCTTGAGCATCGCTGGAGGGAGTTCGTAGAACCAGAATTGGGCTGCCGCTGTGTAAGCGACGAACCTTGGGTGACTATGGCTGAAACCAGCGAGCTTGTTATGGCGCTGGTGATGGCCCAAAGGCCGGTAAAAGCACAAGCGCTGTTCGCAACATTGGCCCAGTGGCAGCAAGCCGATGGCGGCTATGTAACAGGCTATGTTTTTCGCGACAAAACCGTTTGGCCTGAAGATAAAACCAGCTGGACGGCAGGCGCTGTGTTACTAGCCGCCGATGCGCTTTATCACTTAACACCAGCGGCAAACATATTTACCCGCGAAGCCTTTGCTTGGCAGGCTTGCCAAGCGTAA